A single Triticum dicoccoides isolate Atlit2015 ecotype Zavitan chromosome 2A, WEW_v2.0, whole genome shotgun sequence DNA region contains:
- the LOC119358979 gene encoding phylloplanin-like, whose translation MASTVALLLVAALACVLGGADAKLGRLVVSGVVPCKTGSLIDIATSPVFPNAEVELRCAGQVVAGATTNTNGSFTMEADLTSALAAFIGRCSLVVDTPLIKCDAQLPPVGKLVSYLQGPLTRLLGGIFHLFPAGFSFHSR comes from the exons ATGGCATCTACGGTGGCTCTCCTCCTCGTGGCCGCGCTGGCGTGCGTGCTCGGCGGCGCCGATGCGAAGCTCGGCAGGCTCGTCGTCAGCGGCGTCGTGCCGTGCAAAACCGGCAGCCTCATCGACATCGCCACCTCCCCCGTGTTCCCGA ACGCGGAGGTGGAGCTGCGGTGCGCGGGGCAGGTGGTGGCCGGCGCGACGACGAACACCAACGGGTCGTTCACGATGGAAGCGGACCTGACGAGCGCGCTGGCGGCGTTCATCGGCCGGTGCTCGCTGGTGGTGGACACGCCGCTCATCAAGTGCGACGCCCAGCTGCCGCCGGTGGGGAAGCTCGTGTCCTACCTGCAGGGCCCGCTCACCAGGCTGCTCGGCGGCATCTTCCACCTCTtccccgccggcttctccttcCACAGCCGATGA
- the LOC119353313 gene encoding ABC transporter G family member 11-like isoform X2 — protein sequence MKESGDIMINGCRQKIASRTSAYVTQEDVLMVTLTVAEAVHYSAELQLPDSLTRAEKRSWADDVIKQMGLAAVAGTRIGGRVSKGISGGQRKRVSICIELLASPPLIFLDEPTSGLDSAASYHIMSRIAGIAKRNGTTVVAAIHQPSTEVFELFHGLCLLANGKTVYFGPASKAMEFFDANGFPCPLRMNPSDHFLRMINIDFEEFGEESTVNAPHAAKVIQTLVGSFGSVAILDTEMEGRQINQGDYVVQQRQATFLTKLVVLTKRSMINMHRDIGYYWLRFGIYMAPFLTIGTIFFNVGHNYSSIQARASMLMYTSTFMTMMAIGAFPSFVEDMKVFEKERRSGHYGVTEFVIVNTLSSTVYLGLICVLPAIIAYYLTGLQRGIGHFFFFVATLWACTMLVEGLMMIVAAIVPDFLMGIITGSGVQGLLMLNAGFFRLPNDLPKPIWKYPTYYISYHKYTTQGLYKNEFLGLVFPNLAGVDGVITGQYILKNNFQVELGYSKWVDLAILLGMVIIYRVIFLVIIKVFDVAKPMIKSFMIKV from the exons ATGAAAGAGAGTGGAGACATCATGATCAACGGTTGCCGACAGAAGATTGCATCCAGAACCTCT GCATATGTGACCCAAGAAGACGTGCTGATGGTGACGCTGACGGTGGCGGAGGCGGTGCACTACTCGGCGGAGCTTCAGCTGCCGGACTCCTTGACGCGGGCTGAGAAGCGCTCGTGGGCCGACGATGTTATCAAGCAGATGGGGCTCGCCGCGGTGGCCGGAACCCGGATCGGCGGGCGCGTTTCCAAGGGCATCAGCGGTGGCCAGCGGAAGCGAGTGAGCATCTGCATAGAGCTGCTGGCGTCGCCGCCGCTCATCTTCCTCGACGAGCCGACCAGCGGGCTTGACAGCGCCGCGTCGTACCACATCATGAGCCGCATCGCCGGGATCGCCAAAAGGAATGGGACGACGGTCGTCGCAGCCATCCACCAGCCAAGCACGGAGGTGTTCGAGCTCTTCCATGGCCTCTGCCTGCTGGCCAACGGGAAGACGGTTTATTTCGGGCCAGCTTCCAAAGCAATGGAG TTCTTTGATGCTAATGGCTTCCCATGCCCATTGAGGATGAACCCTTCAGATCACTTCTTAAGGATGATAAACATAGACTTTGAG GAATTTGGGGAAGAATCTACTGTTAATGCGCCGCATGCTGCAAAAGTAATCCAGACTTTGGTTGGTTCTTTTGGGTCTGTTGCTATCTTAGACACTGAAATGGAAGGAAGGCAGATAAATCAG GGCGACTATGTAGTTCAACAAAGGCAAGCTACATTCTTGACAAAATTAGTTGTCCTAACCAAAAGATCAATGATAAACATGCACAGAGACATAGGCTATTATTGGTTGCGGTTTGGTATCTACATGGCACCTTTTCTAACCATTGGGACAATTTTCTTCAATGTTGGTCACAATTATTCATCAATCCAA GCACGAGCATCCATGCTTATGTACACATCCACCTTTATGACAATGATGGCAATCGGTGCTTTTCCATCATTTGTCGAGGATATGAAG GTATTTGAGAAAGAAAGGAGGAGTGGACACTACGGGGTCACTGAATTTGTCATAGTCAACACACTTTCATCAACTGTATACTTGGGCCTCATCTGTGTGCTACCTGCTATAATTGCTTATTACCTAACTGGGCTTCAAAGAGGAATAGGACACTTCTTCTTCTTTGTTGCAACACTATGGGCTTGCACAATGTTGGTTGaaggtttgatgatgattgttgcaGCCATCGTACCTGATTTTCTCATGGGTATAATCACAGGATCTGGAGTACAAGGGTTGCTAATGCTAAACGCCGGTTTCTTCAGGCTTCCAAATGACCTCCCAAAACCAATATGGAAGTACCCAACTTACTACATATCCTACCACAAATATACAACTCAAGGACTGTACAAAAATGAATTCTTGGGCTTGGTGTTCCCAAATTTAGCTGGTGTCGACGGAGTCATCACCGGTCAATATATCCTGAAGAACAACTTTCAAGTGGAGTTAGGCTACTCGAAGTGGGTTGATCTTGCGATATTACTTGGAATGGTCATTATCTACAGGGTAATTTTCCTGGTTATTATAAAGGTTTTCGATGTGGCAAAACCAATGATAAAATCCTTCATGATAAAAGTGTAA
- the LOC119353313 gene encoding ABC transporter G family member 11-like isoform X1: MAASPLPRWAPTPSPTKPLRSTTSSSTAMVSWRGWSAWPSSPIFFPRCLSDSEPPASGVVDDAKPGTTEVFLTWKDLSVTAMNGRKGRAVILDGLSGYARPGEVLALMGPSGCGKTTLLDTLAGRLGPNMKESGDIMINGCRQKIASRTSAYVTQEDVLMVTLTVAEAVHYSAELQLPDSLTRAEKRSWADDVIKQMGLAAVAGTRIGGRVSKGISGGQRKRVSICIELLASPPLIFLDEPTSGLDSAASYHIMSRIAGIAKRNGTTVVAAIHQPSTEVFELFHGLCLLANGKTVYFGPASKAMEFFDANGFPCPLRMNPSDHFLRMINIDFEEFGEESTVNAPHAAKVIQTLVGSFGSVAILDTEMEGRQINQGDYVVQQRQATFLTKLVVLTKRSMINMHRDIGYYWLRFGIYMAPFLTIGTIFFNVGHNYSSIQARASMLMYTSTFMTMMAIGAFPSFVEDMKVFEKERRSGHYGVTEFVIVNTLSSTVYLGLICVLPAIIAYYLTGLQRGIGHFFFFVATLWACTMLVEGLMMIVAAIVPDFLMGIITGSGVQGLLMLNAGFFRLPNDLPKPIWKYPTYYISYHKYTTQGLYKNEFLGLVFPNLAGVDGVITGQYILKNNFQVELGYSKWVDLAILLGMVIIYRVIFLVIIKVFDVAKPMIKSFMIKV, encoded by the exons ATGGCAGCGTCACCGCTGCCGAGATGGGCTCCGACGCCGAGCCCTACCAAGCCACTCCGGTCGACGACGTCGTCGAGCACCGCCATGGTTTCATGGCGCGGATGGTCGGCGTGGCCGTCTAGCCCCATCTTCTTCCCGCGTTGTCTCTCCGACTCCGAGCCGCCGGCTAGTGGGGTGGTAGACGATGCAAAGCCCGGTACTACGGAGGTATTTCTCACGTGGAAAGACCTTTCTGTGACGGCCATGAACGGGAGAAAGGGTCGTGCTGTGATCCTTGATGGGCTTAGCGGGTACGCGCGCCCTGGCGAAGTGCTGGCTCTCATGGGTCCTTCGGGCTGTGGCAAAACTACTCTACTTGATACCTTGGCTG GACGACTTGGACCCAACATGAAAGAGAGTGGAGACATCATGATCAACGGTTGCCGACAGAAGATTGCATCCAGAACCTCT GCATATGTGACCCAAGAAGACGTGCTGATGGTGACGCTGACGGTGGCGGAGGCGGTGCACTACTCGGCGGAGCTTCAGCTGCCGGACTCCTTGACGCGGGCTGAGAAGCGCTCGTGGGCCGACGATGTTATCAAGCAGATGGGGCTCGCCGCGGTGGCCGGAACCCGGATCGGCGGGCGCGTTTCCAAGGGCATCAGCGGTGGCCAGCGGAAGCGAGTGAGCATCTGCATAGAGCTGCTGGCGTCGCCGCCGCTCATCTTCCTCGACGAGCCGACCAGCGGGCTTGACAGCGCCGCGTCGTACCACATCATGAGCCGCATCGCCGGGATCGCCAAAAGGAATGGGACGACGGTCGTCGCAGCCATCCACCAGCCAAGCACGGAGGTGTTCGAGCTCTTCCATGGCCTCTGCCTGCTGGCCAACGGGAAGACGGTTTATTTCGGGCCAGCTTCCAAAGCAATGGAG TTCTTTGATGCTAATGGCTTCCCATGCCCATTGAGGATGAACCCTTCAGATCACTTCTTAAGGATGATAAACATAGACTTTGAG GAATTTGGGGAAGAATCTACTGTTAATGCGCCGCATGCTGCAAAAGTAATCCAGACTTTGGTTGGTTCTTTTGGGTCTGTTGCTATCTTAGACACTGAAATGGAAGGAAGGCAGATAAATCAG GGCGACTATGTAGTTCAACAAAGGCAAGCTACATTCTTGACAAAATTAGTTGTCCTAACCAAAAGATCAATGATAAACATGCACAGAGACATAGGCTATTATTGGTTGCGGTTTGGTATCTACATGGCACCTTTTCTAACCATTGGGACAATTTTCTTCAATGTTGGTCACAATTATTCATCAATCCAA GCACGAGCATCCATGCTTATGTACACATCCACCTTTATGACAATGATGGCAATCGGTGCTTTTCCATCATTTGTCGAGGATATGAAG GTATTTGAGAAAGAAAGGAGGAGTGGACACTACGGGGTCACTGAATTTGTCATAGTCAACACACTTTCATCAACTGTATACTTGGGCCTCATCTGTGTGCTACCTGCTATAATTGCTTATTACCTAACTGGGCTTCAAAGAGGAATAGGACACTTCTTCTTCTTTGTTGCAACACTATGGGCTTGCACAATGTTGGTTGaaggtttgatgatgattgttgcaGCCATCGTACCTGATTTTCTCATGGGTATAATCACAGGATCTGGAGTACAAGGGTTGCTAATGCTAAACGCCGGTTTCTTCAGGCTTCCAAATGACCTCCCAAAACCAATATGGAAGTACCCAACTTACTACATATCCTACCACAAATATACAACTCAAGGACTGTACAAAAATGAATTCTTGGGCTTGGTGTTCCCAAATTTAGCTGGTGTCGACGGAGTCATCACCGGTCAATATATCCTGAAGAACAACTTTCAAGTGGAGTTAGGCTACTCGAAGTGGGTTGATCTTGCGATATTACTTGGAATGGTCATTATCTACAGGGTAATTTTCCTGGTTATTATAAAGGTTTTCGATGTGGCAAAACCAATGATAAAATCCTTCATGATAAAAGTGTAA